From the genome of Arthrobacter sp. ERGS1:01:
GCATGGAGGTAAGCGGCCGCTCTGCGTTCCCTGCCCCGACGGCGTCAGCTCAGCCCTGGCCCGGTACGCTTAACGTCGATGAGTGAAATCCCAGCCTCCGCCCCCGATTCCCCCGCAACGCCCGCCGACGCATCCCCGGCAGAGGAGCGGGCGCCGCGCACCACGGACGGCACGGCCCGCCCGGTCACGCCCGGCAGCCAGGCGGCCGAGGGCACCTACCGCGCCCAGCCCGTTTCCTTCGTGCGCCGCGGGACCCGTTTGCAGGGCCGCCGTCAGCAGGCCTGGGACGACCACTCCGATGCCCTCGCCGTGGACGTACCCCGCCACATCGCGGACACCTCCGTGCACCCCGAATTTGTTTTTGACGCCGCCGCCGAGTTTGGCCGCACGGCACCGCTGGTCGTGGAGATCGGCTCCGGCCTGGGCGACGCCGTGGTCCACGCGGCCAAGGAAAACCCGGAGAAGGATTTCCTGGCCGTGGAGGTCTACACGCCCGGCCTGGCCCAGACCATCCAAAAGATCGTCGCGGCCGGAATCAGCAACGTCCGCGTGGTCCAGGCCAACGCCCCCGAGGTCCTGAGCACCATGCTGCCGGCCGGTTCCGTCAGCGAAGTGTGGGTGTTCTTCCCGGACCCGTGGCACAAGGCCAAACACAACAAGCGCCGCATGGTCAAGGACACCTTCGCGCCGCTCGTCGCCCGGGTGTTGGCGGAGGGTGGGCTGTGGCGCCTGGCCACCGACTGGTCCACCTATGCCGAGCAGATGCGCGACGTCGGTGCGGAGTCGAGCGACTTCGTGAACGTGCACGACGGCGAACGCACCGGCGTCGACAGCCCGCTGACCGAGGCGCGGCGCAGCGGCGTCGACTGCGAGGTCAGCGACGAGCTCGACACCGCCGGCGGCTGGTCGCCGCGCTTCGACGGGCGCATCCTGACAAGCTTTGAAAACAAGGCGCACAAGGCCGGCCGGGTCATCTTCGACCTGACATTCCGGCGGGTCTAGGGCGCCCGACGGAGCCAACATGGCGCGTGGGGAATTGCCAAGGTGAAACTGCGCACCAATCCCGCCTAAGATTGGTTAGATGTGGTTCACCGACTGGGACCGCACATTTCCGTTAGGAAGAGCGCTCTGTGACGTATTCCTCCGCCGGTTCGCAACTGTTGACGCGGATCGCCGAGTTCACCGATAACTCCATTGCCGCCGGCGTCGCGTATGCCGACGACGGCCGGGTGCGCGAGATCATGCTCGAGCCCGCCACCGGCCTGCTGTCCGGAAAAGTCATGGGCACCATGGCCTACCGTTCCACGGCAAAGCTGGTCCGCGAGCACGACGGCGTCGTGGCCTGCCGGGTGGGCATCTGCAGCTGCCCGGTGCGGCAGAACTGCAAGCACGTGGTGGCCCTGATTGCCGCGGCCGAGGCGGACCCCAACTTCCAGGACTTCTTTGTCCCCGAGGAAGCGCCCGCGGAGCCGACGTTCCTGGAGACCCTGCTGGCCAACGCCAAGGGTGCCAAGGCCGGCAAGGCCCCCGCCGGGCCGGCCGCCCCGAGCGAGGCGCCCAGCTGGGAAACCAGCCTGCAGGAGCTGCTGCCGGCCGCCGTCGCCGTCCCGGCCGAGGATGCACCCGCCTTGGGCCTGCAATTCGAGCTCCAGGTCCCGCCGCCGCGCTTTTCCTACCGCGGCACCGGCGGCAAGGTGCCCTCGGCCCCCATCCTCAACGTCCGCCCCGTGGTCATGGGCGCCCGCGGCAAATGGGTCAAGACCGGCATCAGCTGGAACACGCTGGGGTACCTCAGCTACGGCCGCCAGCACGATCCCGCCCAGCTGGAGTGGCTGAGCGAATTCCTGTCCTCCCACAGCCCCCGGCAGTACAGCCACAGCAGCGCCGCTTCCTGGCTGGCCATCAACGACTTTGCCGGCCGCAACCTGTGGTCGCTGCTGGCGGACGCCCACAAGCACGGCGTGTCCCTGGTGCAGTCAAGCACGGGAGACCCCGTGCGGATCTCCCCCGCCGACGCCACCGTCCAGCTTGACGTATCCCGGGCCGAATCCGGCGGGCTCGACGTCGGCCCGCTGATCGAGACGGCCGGGGACCCCATCGACGAGGCCATCGTCGGCACCATCGGTTCTCCCGCCCACGGGCTCTTCTTCGCCGACGTACCCGATGCCGGCGGAAACGTGGCCAGCGGCACCTCGGGGCGCAACGCCGTGGTCCGCGGCACCATCACCCTGGTCCCGCTGGCCGCCGGAACTTCGGCACAGATGTTGGACTTTGCGCTGCGCAAGGAAGTGGTCCATGTGCCGGCGGACGGGGAGGAGAAATTCCTCACCCAGTTCTACCCGCAGCTCAAACAGGCCGCGCCCGTGGTCTCCGCCGACCAGTCCGTGGAGCTGCCCGCCTACGTCGAACCCACGCTGTCGCTGCTGGCGGCGTACGGGGACGACCACACGCTGCGCCTGCACTGGGAGTGGCACTACCAGGTGGGCAACCGGATGAATTCGCGCCCGCTCTGGCCCGAACCCGGCGAATCGGCCGTGCGCGACGCCGCCGCCGAGGAGCGGATCGTGGCCGTCGTGGGCACGCCGTGGGACGACATCACGGCCATGGGCGTGGCCGCCAACAGCGCCTGGGGCGAGCCGAAACTGGCCGGCTCGGCCACGCTGACGGGCCTTGACACCATGACGTTCACCGAGACCGTGCTGCCCCGGCTGCGCGAGCTGCCCGGCGTCACGGTGGAAACCAGTGGCGACATCGCCAGCTACCGCGAGGTCACCGAGGCGCCCATCGTGACGATTTCCACGCACGCCACGGACGAACGCGACTGGTTCGACCTGGGCATCGT
Proteins encoded in this window:
- the trmB gene encoding tRNA (guanosine(46)-N7)-methyltransferase TrmB, giving the protein MSEIPASAPDSPATPADASPAEERAPRTTDGTARPVTPGSQAAEGTYRAQPVSFVRRGTRLQGRRQQAWDDHSDALAVDVPRHIADTSVHPEFVFDAAAEFGRTAPLVVEIGSGLGDAVVHAAKENPEKDFLAVEVYTPGLAQTIQKIVAAGISNVRVVQANAPEVLSTMLPAGSVSEVWVFFPDPWHKAKHNKRRMVKDTFAPLVARVLAEGGLWRLATDWSTYAEQMRDVGAESSDFVNVHDGERTGVDSPLTEARRSGVDCEVSDELDTAGGWSPRFDGRILTSFENKAHKAGRVIFDLTFRRV